The Thunnus albacares chromosome 11, fThuAlb1.1, whole genome shotgun sequence genome contains a region encoding:
- the chmp2ba gene encoding charged multivesicular body protein 2Ba yields MASLFKKKTVDDIIKEQSKELRGTQRQITRDRAALEKQEKQMEAEIKKMAKSGNREACKILAKQLVQLRKQKNRTYAVSSKVTSMSTQTKVMNSQMKMAGAMSSTAKTMQAVNKKMDPQKTLKTMQDFQKENMKMGMTEEMINDTLDEIFDESGDEEESQDIVNQVLDEIGIEISGKMVRAPAAGKSVPGAASSKQATISDDEIERQLRALGVD; encoded by the exons ATGGCTTCCCTTTTCAAGAAGAAGACTGTCGATG ACATAATCAAGGAACAGTCAAAGGAGCTGCGTGGCACCCAGAGACAGATCACCAGGGACAGAGCGGCACTggagaaacaagagaaacaaatg GAGGCAGAGATCAAGAAAATGGCTAAGAGTGGTAACCGGGAGGCGTGTAAGATCCTCGCCAAGCAGTTGGTCCAGCTGCGGAAGCAGAAGAACCGCACGTACGCCGTCAGCTCCAAGGTCACCTCCATGTCTACGCAGACGAAGGTCATGAACTCCCAAATGAAGATGGCCGGCGCCATGTCCTCCACAGCCAAG ACGATGCAAGCAGTGAACAAAAAGATGGATCCACAGAAGACCCTAAAGACCATGCAAGACTTCCAGAAGGAGAACATGAAGATGGGCATGACCGAGGAAATGA TAAACGACACTTTGGATGAGATCTTTGATGAGTCTGGAGATGAAGAGGAATCTCAGGACATTGTCAACCAGGTTCTGGATGAGATCGGCATTGAGATCTCAGGAAAG atgGTGAGAGCTCCAGCTGCAGGAAAGAGTGTCCCCGGCGCTGCTTCCTCTAAACAAGCCACCATCTCTGACGACGAGATCGAGAGACAGCTCCGAGCCCTGGGAGTGGACTAA